In Methanofervidicoccus sp. A16, the sequence ATATGGATATTTTTAAAATAAAAATTATTATAATTATAAATAAGGAATTAAATGTATTTGGCTATTTTTTCCCTCAATGCCTCCTTTGTAGGGGCTCCAACGAAGGCAACCTCTCCATCGATTACTATAGTAGGTACTGCCATAATTCCATATTCTGCAGCCTTCTCAGGTTCCTTCATAACGTCTATATACTCTACCTCTATTCCTTTACCTATCTCTGAAACTACCTCCTCAACAACCCTCTTTGCAGGAGGACAGTGAGGACACATTGGAGATGTGAATACCAGTATCTTTACCATACTCATTACCTCCTATCTTTTTTATTATCCCCAGATTTCTTTGAAGTGTTCCAATGCCTTAACGATATTCTCTAAATCAGAGGGCGGGAATGCAAATATCATTTCCCCATCCTCTATACGAGCGTATTTCCTGGAACCGTTACATCCCAAGGTAGCATTTGCAACTCCCCTAACCTTAACAGCAGCCACTGCATCTGCACATAGGGATTGGATACCTGCAAAGTCTCCCTGGAACCTTCCTCCCTCTTTGTAGAGTAATGCCTGTACCAGCCTTAGAATCTTCTTTGGTGTAGCTATAACCAGTATTGAGTCTGGTTCAAAGTCTGCATCACTTAGAGGTGCATATACACTTGCGTATATCTCTTCCTTAACTCTAGGTATAGCCTCTACAGTCCTTATTGCAGCCTCCTCTGTTTCAAAGTTACCTAACTTGTGGTATAACTTACCTGTGGCCAAGGGTTCTGGAGGGTTTTGAAGAATTCCTATTGCATAGGCCCCTCCTTTACATAAGTGTTTTTCCAAGGTAGCATAGAATTTCTTTCCTTCCTTCCTTGCTATTTGAACCATTTCACAGTGCCTTACTTGGTTTTCTATTTCACTATAATTTTCAGGGATCTCATCTTTAGATTTTGCAAGTTTTACAGCAACTGGAGGATATTCCAATCCTAGTAATTCCTCCAACTTTTTACCTAATTCTTTAACATCCAAGGCAATCACCAGTATTATTTTTTGTTAATATATTTTGGTTGTAATATGAAATATATTATTATTCTTTATTTAAAGTTTTTTAATTGTTTACTATCTTCATAGTTGTGTTAATTGTATACACTACTATGAACACCTGTTTACATATATAAATTTTTCTAGTAGAGAGGGGGGTCCGGGGTCCTGTCCACATAAAACAAACATCATATATAACAATGTACATAAGATACTATTATGCTAAGAGTAAAAGATATTATAAAGAAATTAAAAATCTTTAAGAGGAACAAAATACCTATAGAAATTAAAACACTCGCCATTGCAACCTACATTCAGACATCTTCAGTAAGAAGGACTGCCAGAATTCTTTCAGAGATTTATCCAGTCTCAAAAACATCAGTTTGGAACTGGATAAATAAGTTTAAAGAAGAATTATCCATTACAACAGAGGAAAGAGAAAGAGATCTAATAGCGGTGGATGAAACTGTTGTTAAAGGTGGCGGGAAGCACTATTACGTTTATTCAGCTGTAGATGTTGAGAGGAATGAATTAATTTTAATGAGAGTCTATACAATAAGGAATCATCTAATTACGAGGTCCTTTGTAAAGAAAGTACTGAAGTACTGTAGGGGTGAGCCTAAATTCCTTATAGATAAAGCCCCATGGCTAATTAGTGCTCTAAAAAGTCTTAATTTAAACTTTGAACATCAGACTTTTGGGCGGGGGAGTTTGATAGAATCGGTGTTTTCTTCTCTGAAGCAGAGGGTAAAGATCTTTTTCTGCTCTATTAATGCTAAAAATCCTGTTAGAAACTGGAACTTCTTTTGTAGGTTATTTGTTCTGTATTATAATAAACTGAGGTGGTGTTTATGTTAAGTGGACAGGTCCCAGATTTTTTATAGAAACTGGATTTATTTATAAAAATAAATCGAAAAAATAAAAATTTTAAAACTGTTAATACCTAATAAAAACTGATAAAAAAGTTAAAATATGGCTCCAGTACTCCAAACTACACTGATACTGAAGACTTTAACCCTTCAAGAGTTTTATTTTTTTATTTATCTCAGTTCTCCTCTTTATAGCAACCTATAGCCTTTAACTTCCCCTCTATAGTAATTTCCTTATCCTTTCTATCATCGATCTTTAAAGTACTCAGTACCCTTACAGTATCATTAAGTACAGTTTCATGAGCCTCTTTGAAGGCCCTTATTATCTCATCTAAGTCCCCTTCCAATACAGTTCCCATTGCGCAAGGTTCAACTTTTAAATTGTATTTTTTAAAAACCTCTATAGCCTTCTTTACGTATTTGGAGATACTTGGGCCCTCTCCAATGGGCACTATACTAACCTCTGCAACTGGCATACTATCTCCTAAAAACTTTATAAAAAAATTTTAAACTTCATACTATTTATAATTAATTCCCTCTCTTAGCGAGACGATCCTTTTCAGGTAAACTCTCTATATCAATACCTGGCATAGGTTCTCCAAGGTTCTTACTAACCTCTGCTATAACATCAGGTTTATCGTAGTTATAAGTTGCTTCAACAATAGCCCTAGCCCTCTCCTCTGGATTCTCAGATTTGAAGATACCTGAACCTACAAATACTCCATCACATCCCAACTGCATCATCATGGCGGCATCTGCAGGTGTGGCAATACCTCCTGCAGCGAAATTTACAACAGGTAATCTCCTCAACTTGGCAACCTCGTATAGGAGATCTACAGGTACCTTTAACACTCTAGCCATCTGTAGAAGTTCCCTGTCTAATCCCATCTCGTAGTATCCAACCACCCTTGCAATACCTTCATTTACAGTTCTTACATGTCTAACTGCCTCTACAACGTTACCAGTTCCTGCCTCTCCCTTGGTTCTTATCATGGCTGCTCCTTCATCTATCCTCCTAAGTGCCTCTCCTAAATCCCTGGCACCACATACAAAGGGCACTATAAATCTCTTCTTGTCTATGTGATGCACATCGTCTGCAGGTGTAAGTACCTCACTCTCATCTATCATATCTACACCAATAGCCTCTAAGACCTGGGCCTCGACAAAGTGTCCTATCCTCACCTTAGCCATTACAGGGATGGATACTGCATCTTTAATATCTAAGATCAGTTGAGGATCTGACATCCTTGCAACTCCTCCCTGGGCTCTTATATCTGCAGGTACTCTTTCCAAGGCCATCACCGCAGTAGCCCCAGCATCCTCGGCAATCTGTGCCTGTTCAACACTTGTAACATCCATTATAACTCCGTACTTTACCATCTTAGCAAATCCTCTCTTTAGAAGTTCTGTACCTACCTTTCTCATAGTTTCACCTTTTAGTTTTTGATATTACTTTATATCCTTAAACTAAATTTATATAATATATTAACGGTATAATACTTATACCATCACATGGAGGGATACACTATGGTAAAAGTTCTAATAAACGGATACGGTTCCATAGGTAAGAGGGTGGCAGATGCAGTTGCAAAGCAGAAGGATATGGAGGTAATTGGTGTTACCAAGACAAAGCCAGACTTTGAAGCAAGGTTAGCTATAGAGAAGGGATATAAACTATATACTGCTATTCCAGAGAGGAAATCCCTCTTCGAGGAGAAAGGGATAGAAATTGAAGGTACAATCTTCGACGTTATAGAGGAGGCAGATATTGTAGTGGACTGTACTCCTGGTGGAGTAGGAAAGGAGAACCTAAAAATGTATAAAGAGTACAAGGTGAAGGCTATACTTCAAGGTGGTGAAAAGGCACAGTACGTAGAGGACAACTTCAATGTACTCTGGAGTTATGACAGGTGTTATGGCAGGGATTACGTAAGAGTAGTATCCTGTAATACCACTGGACTCTGTAGAATACTCTACGCCATAGATTCAGTAACCGATATTGTAAAAGTAAGGGCGGTACTTGTAAGGAGAGGAGCAGATCCCAATGATGTAAAGAGAGGACCTATAAATGCTATAGTACCTAACCCTCCAACTTTACCCTCCCACCATGGACCTGATGTAGTCTCTGTAATTCCAGAACTTGAAGGGAAGATATTCACCTCTGCAGTAGTTGTACCTACTACCTTGATGCATATGCATACAGTTATGGTGGAGACGACAGGTACCACTAAGGAGGATATCCTTGAGGGCATAGAGAGAACTCCAAGGGTAATTACAGTAAGTGCAGAAGAGGGACTTAACTCAACTGCCACAATAATAGAGTTTGCAAGGGATATAGGAAGGATGAGATACGACCTTTACGAGATCGCAGTATGGGAGGAGAGTATCAACGTGGTGGATAAGGAGGTATTCCTGATGCAGGCTATCCACCAGGAGAGCGATGTAGTACCTGAAAATATAGACTGTATAAGATCTATGTTGGAGATGGTAGATGACAATATAAAGTCTATAGAGATGACAAATAAGGCTCTGGGACTGTTGAAGTAATAGGTAGTTAATAGTTCTTTAAAAATTTCTTTTTTATATTAATTTGAACTTTACGTCGAAATACTTATTTTATACTCAAATCTTCTCGATCTTTATCACAACTCCTCGGATTTCGATTTAAATAATACAATAATATAAATATAATTTTTTAATACCCTAGTTCCCACCAAAATGATAATTTAAAGAATAATAAAAATAATTATAAAAATTAATAAAAATAAAAATAATAAAGAAAAGATTTTAAAATAAAAACTTCTATCATCTCAGATATAACATTTTAAAAAGAAGATTGAAGGAGAAAAATCTTCATAATAAAATTAATAACAGCAACTGGTTAGGGAGGATCTACTCCACTTTCATAGAGTATCTTAGAGCACCCTAGGAGAGACTATTTATCTCTTATTCTTTTATTATATTTATTACTTTTATTATAATTATTATTATTTTTATCAGGATTTTTTTGATGGGAATTAAGGTTTTTAAAATTTTATAATAAAAATTATAATTTTTAGTAAAAAAGTAAAATATAATTAGATAGAAAAGATAAGAAAATAAAATAATAAGAGAAAAGTAAAAAACTCTTAAAAAAGGTTTAACAGAAACCTCTCATGCTCCTCCAGTGGTCAGTGCAAACTAGAGGACAAGGGTTGTATATTTTTTTTTGCCCCTATTTTGTTTTTATTAGGCATTAACAGTTTTTAGAATGTTTGTTCTTCAGATTTCAATTATTATTCTCTTTTTAATAATTATTATTTTTTTTTATTAATTTTTTTATTTATTTAAGATCTCTTAATGGTTTTAGTTAGCACAATAATTATTTTTTTGTTCGTGATAATAATGATTATAAAAATAATTAAAATAAAAGTTTTAAAATCACTAAAAAGGAATGAAAACTAAAATCCCGTTGCAGTTTTTAGAATGTCTTAAACACTTTGAATTTTCGTTAACTCTTCTTCTTAGGGTTTTTTACTTTTTTATTTTATTCATCTTAAGTATAGTTCTATTATTAGTTTAAAAATTATATACTAATCATCTCTAGCACTTATTAAATCACTCCAGTATCTCATACAGCGTATTCCTCTCCTTAGGAATTCTACCTATCTCTCTAATAATACTTCTTATCTCCTCTACAGATAGACTGACACCGTACTCAGCACCTGCAGCCCTGGAGATGTTCTCCTCCATAAGGGTTCCTCCAAAGTCGTTGGCACCGCATCTTAGGGCAACCTGGGCCATCTTTATCCCTAACTTTACCCATGACACCTGGATATTCCTTATAAGATCTTTGAAGAGTATCCTGCTTATTGCATAGATCTTAAGATCCTCTATACCTGTCGCACCTCTCCTTGCTCTCCCGTTGAGGTATATAGGGGCTAATCTATACATGAACGTTAAAGGCACAAACTCTGTAAATCCTCCAGTTTCCTCCTGTATCTCCTTTAAAATAAAGAGATGTTTAACTATATGTTCATATTCCTCGATGTGGCCGTACATTATAGTACATGTTGTTTTTATCCCTAACTTATGAGCTGTTTTTATTATATCTATCCACTCCCTTGTAGAGAGTTTAGAGGGACAGAGTTCTGATCGGATAGAGTCATCTAGAATCTCTGCCGCCGTCCCAGGCATGGTGTTTAATCCTTTTTCCTTCAGTATCTTTAACGCCTCCTTTACATTGAGACCTGCATTCTCACTTGCAAATTTAACCTCCATTGGAGAGAATGCATGGATATGGATACCTCCGTAAGGTTCAGTAACTCTATGGACTTTTTCCAGTATCTCCCCTTGAAAGTAAGTATCCACCTTAGGATGGAGTCCTCCCTGGATACATACCTCTGTACATCCCATCTTTTTTGCCTCTAGGGCTCTTCTAGCTATTTCATTCACATCTAAAAAGTAGGCTCTCCTATCTCCCATATTTACTCTGAAGGCACAGAATTTACAGTCTCCTACACAGATGTTGGTATAATTGATGTTCCTGTTAACTACGTAGGTTACTACATCTCCTACGATAACCTTCCTAAGAGTATCTCCCACCTTTAAGATATCAAATAGATTTTCATCATCCTCAAAAAGTTCTAAACACTCCTTTTTTGAAATATTCTTTGTGTACAGTTTATCTAGGTCCATAAAATCACCGTAGAAAAGAGTTAACAGTTAATACTATATTAAAATTTTTATACCATAGGATTTTAGAATATATGATATCCCATATTAGATTTTTAAATTGCTCAGAATATTTAAAAGTTATATTTATATTTTTCTATTTGATTTAATGAGAATTAAATATATATTAATAAAATTTAATAATAAATAAAGATATAACAACACCTAGGTGAAAAATATGAAGGTTGGGATAGAGTTTGTACCTAACGAACCTATAACTAAGATATGCCACTATGTAAAGTTGGCAGAGGACAGTGGATTCCAGTACTGTTGGATCACCGACCACTACAACAACAGAAATGTATATATGACTTTAACAGCCATTGCAGGTGTAACAAACAAAATTAAATTGGGACCTGGAGTAACTAACCCATACATAAGACACCCTGCAATTACTGCATCTGCAATGGTTACATTGGATGAGTTGTCAGGTGGAAGGGCAGTTTTAGGTATAGGACCAGGTGACAAGGCTACATTTGACGCCTTAGGTATAGACTGGGTAAAACCGGTATCAACAAT encodes:
- a CDS encoding MJ0307 family thioredoxin, which gives rise to MSMVKILVFTSPMCPHCPPAKRVVEEVVSEIGKGIEVEYIDVMKEPEKAAEYGIMAVPTIVIDGEVAFVGAPTKEALREKIAKYI
- a CDS encoding DUF169 domain-containing protein, translating into MDVKELGKKLEELLGLEYPPVAVKLAKSKDEIPENYSEIENQVRHCEMVQIARKEGKKFYATLEKHLCKGGAYAIGILQNPPEPLATGKLYHKLGNFETEEAAIRTVEAIPRVKEEIYASVYAPLSDADFEPDSILVIATPKKILRLVQALLYKEGGRFQGDFAGIQSLCADAVAAVKVRGVANATLGCNGSRKYARIEDGEMIFAFPPSDLENIVKALEHFKEIWG
- a CDS encoding DDE-type integrase/transposase/recombinase gives rise to the protein MLRVKDIIKKLKIFKRNKIPIEIKTLAIATYIQTSSVRRTARILSEIYPVSKTSVWNWINKFKEELSITTEERERDLIAVDETVVKGGGKHYYVYSAVDVERNELILMRVYTIRNHLITRSFVKKVLKYCRGEPKFLIDKAPWLISALKSLNLNFEHQTFGRGSLIESVFSSLKQRVKIFFCSINAKNPVRNWNFFCRLFVLYYNKLRWCLC
- a CDS encoding MTH1187 family thiamine-binding protein, which codes for MPVAEVSIVPIGEGPSISKYVKKAIEVFKKYNLKVEPCAMGTVLEGDLDEIIRAFKEAHETVLNDTVRVLSTLKIDDRKDKEITIEGKLKAIGCYKEEN
- the pdxS gene encoding pyridoxal 5'-phosphate synthase lyase subunit PdxS produces the protein MRKVGTELLKRGFAKMVKYGVIMDVTSVEQAQIAEDAGATAVMALERVPADIRAQGGVARMSDPQLILDIKDAVSIPVMAKVRIGHFVEAQVLEAIGVDMIDESEVLTPADDVHHIDKKRFIVPFVCGARDLGEALRRIDEGAAMIRTKGEAGTGNVVEAVRHVRTVNEGIARVVGYYEMGLDRELLQMARVLKVPVDLLYEVAKLRRLPVVNFAAGGIATPADAAMMMQLGCDGVFVGSGIFKSENPEERARAIVEATYNYDKPDVIAEVSKNLGEPMPGIDIESLPEKDRLAKRGN
- a CDS encoding type II glyceraldehyde-3-phosphate dehydrogenase, with the translated sequence MVKVLINGYGSIGKRVADAVAKQKDMEVIGVTKTKPDFEARLAIEKGYKLYTAIPERKSLFEEKGIEIEGTIFDVIEEADIVVDCTPGGVGKENLKMYKEYKVKAILQGGEKAQYVEDNFNVLWSYDRCYGRDYVRVVSCNTTGLCRILYAIDSVTDIVKVRAVLVRRGADPNDVKRGPINAIVPNPPTLPSHHGPDVVSVIPELEGKIFTSAVVVPTTLMHMHTVMVETTGTTKEDILEGIERTPRVITVSAEEGLNSTATIIEFARDIGRMRYDLYEIAVWEESINVVDKEVFLMQAIHQESDVVPENIDCIRSMLEMVDDNIKSIEMTNKALGLLK
- the cofH gene encoding 5-amino-6-(D-ribitylamino)uracil--L-tyrosine 4-hydroxyphenyl transferase CofH — encoded protein: MDLDKLYTKNISKKECLELFEDDENLFDILKVGDTLRKVIVGDVVTYVVNRNINYTNICVGDCKFCAFRVNMGDRRAYFLDVNEIARRALEAKKMGCTEVCIQGGLHPKVDTYFQGEILEKVHRVTEPYGGIHIHAFSPMEVKFASENAGLNVKEALKILKEKGLNTMPGTAAEILDDSIRSELCPSKLSTREWIDIIKTAHKLGIKTTCTIMYGHIEEYEHIVKHLFILKEIQEETGGFTEFVPLTFMYRLAPIYLNGRARRGATGIEDLKIYAISRILFKDLIRNIQVSWVKLGIKMAQVALRCGANDFGGTLMEENISRAAGAEYGVSLSVEEIRSIIREIGRIPKERNTLYEILE